The sequence TCGGCTCAAATATTCGTCTGAAGTTCCTACCACAATAATATTGTGCGAGTCGTGCGCCACCGACGAGGCAATCGCACCTTCTTTTATCCCAAAACCATGAATAAACCCAACGGCAATAGGCGCATTGTTATAGCGATTGACAACCGCCACTTTGAGTATGTCGCGCGTAGTGTCAGCCTGCAAAAAACCGTTTTGGCTTTGCATTTCTCGTTCCAAATGATTTGTAATCAATTGCCCATCAAGCACTTGTATTACATTCACTTTCACGGTTTCCGCAGCAGCTTTGATTGCAAACTCCGAAGACTGTTTCGGGGACGTGTTGAAATGATTAAGGTGTTCGGCGCGGCTGCTGGCAATAAACGACTGGCCATTTTCGGCTACTTTTTGGCCATCAATGTAAGTGGCCAACACCCCAAAAGTTTCCAGCGAATCCACCACGATAAAGTCGGCAGCATCGCCTTCGCGCAGCAACCCGACAGGCAAATTATAATGCTCAACAGGATTCAGGCAGGCCGCACGCAAGACTTTAAAAAGTTCTACTTTTTTATTCAAAGCCCTTACAACCAATTGGTTAATATGCCCTTCGATGAGGTTGTCGGGGTGTTTGTCATCAGAACAAAACATCATATTTTCGCTGTGCTCGTGTAGCAGCGGCGCGAGTGCCTCAAAATTTTTGGCGGCACTTCCTTCCCGAATCAAAATTTTCATGCCGTAGCTCAACTTTTCGGCGGCTTCGTCGTAAGTAAAACACTCGTGGTCGGTGCTAATGCCCGCCGCAATGTATTGGCGTGCCTGCTCGCCGCGCAACCCAGGTGCGTGTCCGTCGATGGGGTAGCCGTAGCGTTTGGCCAACTCGATTTTCTCGTGTACGATGGCATCGCCATACAAAACCCCAGGGAAATTCATCATTTCGGCCAAGTAATACACGCTTTTTTGTTGGAATAAAATTTCAATGTCTGCGGCGGTAAGTGTTGCGCCAGCCGTCTCGAAGGAAGTGGCAGGAACGCAAGAAGGCGCACCAAAACAAAACTTAAACGGCACCGTTTTGCCGTTTTCTATCATAAACTCAACGCCTTTCAGCCCCAACACGTTGGCAATTTCGTGCGGGTCGGAAACGGTGGCAACAGAGCCATGCAAAACCGCCAATTGCGCGAAGTTGGCAGGCGTAAGCATCGAACTTTCGATGTGTACGTGCGAGTCCACGAAGCCACAACAAATATAATTATTGTATTGATTATCAGTTTTTTCTATCTTAGAAATACGTCCGTCCGTAACGCTCACGCGGGCAGGATAGATGCTTTGTGTATGTAGGTCTATGAGGTTGCCCTCAACGAAGAAAGATGCCATTATTTTTGTTTGAAAAAGTGAAATTTTGGAAAATTACTGTGTGCAAAACCCAACGGCTTACCAGTCAGGTTTGTCTTTGTTACGGCGGTTGCTCGATTCTGTTTTATGCTTGCGTTGTTGCAGATACTGCACTTCACTACTGCGCATACTTTCCAAAATCATGTTGGCTTTTTCTGCCGAAATTTTCATTTTTTTGAGTTGTTCGGGGTCGGCGGCCACATCGTTGCCGTCGCCATTTTGCGGATTGCCGTCTGCTAACTTTTGGGCATTGGCTTTGGGCTGTGCAGTAGCATCTTTGCTGGCCTTGCCATCTTTCGGGCTGCCTGTCGCACCTTTGGCATCGGCCTTATCGGTTTTATTTTGGCCTTGTTTGTCTTTGCCGCCCTTGCCGTCTTTATTTTGGGCTTGGTCTTGTGGCTGATTTTTGCCGTTTTGTTTGTCTGTTTGCTGCTGCTGATTCTGACCTTTTCCGTCTTGCTGCTGGCCTTGCGACTTCTCTTTTCCTTGTTGGGCTTTATTATCTTGTTGGTTTTGCTGCTGGTTCTGGCCGTTGTCTTGTTGGTTTTGGCCTTTACCTTTATTGTCTTTCTGCTTGTCTTCTTGTTTTTGGTCTTTATCTTTATTTTGTGGCTGCTGCTGTGCGTTTTGATTTTGCAATTTCTTGATTTTGATGTAGTTATGCCTTGCAAAGTTATTAGTCGGGTCGGCTTTGAGTGCGGCTTTGAGATAAGTTGCTGCCGTTTCGATGTCTTGCCGTTGGGCAGCCATGAGGCCTAATTGTTGATTGGCTACCGAGCGAATGGCCAAATCAGACGCACCTAACAAGTGATGATAATAGTCTGAGGCGTGCGCCGTGTCGGAAGACTGATAGTAACAATGAGCCAAATTGAGTACGGCGCGTTCGCCGCCGCTATGAAGCGTGTCCACCAAAATGCTATAATGCTTGGTTGCTGCCGCAAAATCGCCATGTTTATAAGAGTATTCCGCTTTTTTGATAAGTTCGTTGGCCTGCGCGATGTGCGAAATACCGCCACCACCAAACCACGACATGAATATGATAGAATATAAATACAATAACATTTGATACGAATTTACTACAATAAAATCCTTTTACTTATTGTTTAAAAGAAAACAAAGGTAATTCTATACAGGCAATTATAGAAAATATTTTTAGTAACTACCGAGTCTATTTTTTTCTGTTGAGATTTGGAGTCTTTGCGCAAGTTTTTGGCTAAATTGTTTACAAAGCTATTTTAACATTCGCAAAATGATATTATGGCAAACGCCCTTTCGTACTACTGGTTGATTTCTTATTAAAATATTACACAACCTCGCAAGCAAATTATCAAAAATTATGCTTTATTTGGAGATTGGTAGGCAAAAAATAAATATAGATGGCTTGTAATCAGGCGTATAGATGCCTGAAAGGTACATACTTATAAGGCTTGGTGGTTGTGATATATTATTGAATAATTCTAATGCCACGGTTCATGTAGAAAGTCAAATATTTATAAATAGTCAATTGCCTTTTTAATTGAATAGAAAAATAAAAAATGCAAATAGCCATTGTGTTTGGGGCGAAAATTGTAATTTTGTTAAAAATGCTTACAGTCAGCACTTTGAGGGGTAATGTAAGTTTCTCCATAGAAAAAAGTAAATGATTGTATAAAAAAGTGGTTACATTCTTAAAATTTGTTGTATAAAGGAGGGTAAACCCCTCAGAAATAAATGGAAGACGGGGAAATACTGCAACGAATAAAACGCGGAGATGAGTCAGCTTTAGACTACTTGTATCGGAAACATTACAAGATGATGGCTAAAATGATTCTTCGCAATTCTGGGACAGAAGATGAAGCGAAAGACATTTTTCAAGATGCCTTAATTGTGTTTTGGGAAAAAGTAATTTCGGATAAGCTGGTGCTTACCTCAAAAATAAGCACGTTTCTGTACAGCATCTGCCAAAATTTGTGGCGAAAAGAATTAGATAGAAAGTCTAAGTTGTCGGCCGAACAGACCGACAATATAGATGACACAGACCCTGACCTGCAAGAACGAATAGCTATTGTAAATCAATGTATTGCAATGCTGGGCGATACCTGCAAGCGATTGCTGACACATTACTATTTCGACAAGTTGTCTATGAGCGATATTGCCGAAAAAATGGGCTTTGCCAATGCCGATACGGCCAAAACCAAAAAGTATAAGTGCAAGCAAGAACTCGACAAGAAAATCAAATCGCTTTATAAAGCCAGCGATTTCTTAGACTAAAAAACTTAAACGGATATTATGCAAAATTCCGAAATGCTAAATGAGAAAATAGAAGCCTACCTAAACGACGCGCTCTCTACGACCGAACGAAAGGCTTTTGAACAAAACATGACTACCGACTCGTCTTTGCGCGAGGAAGTGTCGTTGCAACAAGACATTATTGAGGGACTAAAACGCGAACGCCGCGCCATGCTCAAAGCTCGCCTGAGCAATGTGGAACTTCCGCCATTGGAAGCCGCCGACATTGCCGCTACTGGTGCGCTTGCGTATTGGGCTAAATGGCTGGGCGGTGCTGCTCTTTTGGGCGGTGCGATTTTTGCTGCTTACTATTGGTCTAACAACGAGCCTGAAACTTCGGGCGTGGCTAACCAACAACCAGCCACTACCATTGTTGTAGAAAAACCTACGGCAGCCGTTGCGCCTGTTATTTCGCAAGAAACAGCCGTAACAGATGCCGACCAAGTACAGCACAGCAATCCACAAACACCTGTTGCTCAGAGTGTAAACAAACAAGCAATCCCTTCAAAAAATGCTGATAAAGCTAAAACGACAACAAGTTTGAGCGCGAAAGCTGGGCAAGTTGCTGCACCTGTCATAGACGGCAACGACTCAGACAATGGCTTTGAGAAAACAGATAACGGAGCAAATACGCCAACTGGAAATATTGCCAATGAAAGCGTGAAGGCTTCGCCTCGCCCAGAAGTGATTGTAGAAAAGTCTAAAGATTTGAGCTATCAATACTTTAATAATAAGCTTTATTTGTACGGCGATTTTAACAGTACACCTTATGAACTTTTGGAGCTTAATTCTCCTAGTGGCCGTAAAATGTATATTTACTTCGGAAATAGCTTCTACGCGTTAGAAGAAAGCCAAAACACTACGCCACTGCACGCAGTGAAAGACGCAGATTTAATTAATAATCTGAATGTTTTGCGGAAAAAACGTGCTGAATAATAATTGATTAGCATTTTCTATAAATAAAAACGGGTTTGCTCTCCAAACATAAAGGAAGCAAGCCCGTTTTACTTTTTGGGTGAAATCAAAACATTAGCCTAATACTTCGATTCTGAAAATATAGCCCGTGTAAGGCTCGGCTACCAACGGAATCCCTGCCGTTTTTTCGCTGGGGTCTATGGTATGCCAAATTTTTACTTCCACTTCGGGGTGATTGTCGAGCAGAGCCGTTAGCCGCACGCGCGAACTGGCACTAATACCCATTTGTTGCCAAATCTCTATCGGTACTTTGACCACTGGTTTCATTAATAGTTTTTGTTCAAAGTTTGCCAAAATAAGCAGGCGTTCGGTTTGCGTATAGCGAATGTAACTATACAGTCGCGTGTCGTTGTAGTCAAAACTTACACCTTTGTTAAACTCTTGTAGCGAGATAGTTGCGCCACTTCGAATAGCGGGACTGTGAGCCGTTACACCCAAAAGTTTTTGATAAAAAGTATGTAATTGTTTTTGTCGGATGCTCAAGTCTGCGCCATCAAAAAGCCCGTTGTTGAGTAGCTTTGTCCATTCGGGCATGGAGAAATAATCGAAAATTGTAGTGCGGCCATCGTCGCCACTAAAGCCGCTGTCGCCTTGCGCGGGTTCGCCCACTTCTTGGCCATTGTAAATCATTACGGGGCTTGTACTGAGGGTGGCGGTCAGTACCATGCCTGCTTGTGCGCGGAAAGGGTCGGCGGCAAACTGCTGCGAAGCGATGCGGTGTTCATCGTGGTTTTCCATGAACCGCAATAGTTTGTTGTTGTAGTCTTTAAATTTTGCCCAGCATTCCGTCAGGTCGTTGGCATTGCCATAGCCGCAAGTAAGCACGCGCACCATGTCGTAAAGCCCCACTTTATCGTACAAATAATCAAAGCCGCCGTGCTGCACATAGTCGTAATACAACGAGGGGTTATATACTTCTGCAATAAAAATAGTGTTCGGATACGGTGCTTTAATTTCGCTGATAAGCCATTGCCAAAAAGCAACGGGCACCATTTCGGCCATATCGCACCGAAAACCGTCCACACCCTTTCCGCACCAAAATAGCACGATGTCGCGCATTTTCAGCCAAGTATCAGGCATGGGCTCAAAGTGTTGTTCTTTATCGTTTTGATAATCAACACCGTAGTTAAGTTTTATGGTTTCATACCAGTCTTCTATGCTCGGAGTAGGCGAAAAACAATCGTTACCTGTGGCGCGTGCTGGCTGCTCTTTGTACGGTTTTTTGACCTGCAAATCGGGTGGTAAATACTGGCCTTTAGGAACTAAAAATTCACTTTTTCCTAAATAATAAAAATTGTTTCGGGCTGAAAAATTGAGGTTTTTGTCATCATTTTGTCCCAAATCTTGTATGCCTTCGGGCTTGCTGTCCGAATAGTATTGGCGGGCTACGTGGTTAGGTACAAAATCAATAATCACTTTCAGGTCTGCCGCGTGTGTGCGTGCCACCAACTGCTCGAACTCCTGCATTCGGTCAGGGACGGATACGGCCAAATCTGGCGCAACATCATAATAATCGATGATGGCATAAGGCGAACCCGCACGACCTTTCACGATTTGCGGACTATTTTTGGCAATGCCATGAGCCGAATAATCCGTAAGGGTTGCGTGTTCGATTACGCCCGTGTACCACACGTGCGAGACGTTCATTTCTTTAAGGTATTGCAAAGCCGTTTCCGTGATGTCTGCAAACTTGCCACAACCATTTTCTGCTATGCTGCCGTACCACTGATTGCGGGTGTTAGCGTTACCAAAAAGTCTAACAAGTAGTTGATATACAACAAGTTTGTTGTCTGAAATGTGTTCTATGAGTTGGGAAAATGGCATAGTTTTAGTAGAATAGATGAATTGTTGTAGAGAAAAGTAAATGTACTATTTTGTTTCAAAAAATACAAAAACAATGACTTTTCTATCCAAACGAATCGCTAACAGATTATTGTTATTTTTTCAAAAAAAAGAAACCTTGCTTGTGTTTCTGGTGGCGGATATGGCACAAATCTGCCTCATTTTCCGAAGTTTTGATACCTTTGCAAGGTTTAATCTTTCAATTTGTACAAACTAAATCTGCTCAAAAATGGAAAATACAGAACTTTTAGACGCGTTCCGACAACTGCGCAGCCAATGGGGAATTTGGGGAAGTACGGCTATTGTGGCGGCCAGTGTCGTACTGGTTTATGTGTTCTTTTATATGCTGTTCAGGCTGTTGCGTGCATGGATTTTGCGCGAAAATAAAGCCTTGTATCCTTTACTTATCAAATACGCGTATCGTCCGAGCCGTTCGGTGGCGGTGGTTATTGGCATCATGACGGCCTTGCCTTTGCTGGAGTTGCCGCCACGCTTTGAAAAAATAATCAATCATGGCATAGAACTGATTTTGATTACGGTGATAGCGCATTGGCTCATTCGCCTTATCACGGGCACTAAGTTTGTGATGCTCATGCGCTACGACAACGACCTGACAGACAATCTCAAAGCCCGCAAGGTTTATACGCAATTCCGAATTATCGAACGCATTTTGATTATTGCCATTATTATTTTGGCGGTTGGCGTTGGGCTAATGACCTTCGAGAAAATACGACAAGTTGGCGTGAGTTTATTGGCTTCGGCGGGTGTGATAGGTGTGATTATGGGTTTGGCCGCGCAGCGCAGTATCGGAATGATGTTTGCTGGTATCCAAATCGCTATTGCCCAACCGATTCGTATAGAAGATGTAGTCGTGGTAGAAGGCGAATGGGGGAATGTGGAAGAAATTACGCTAACTTACGTGTCCATACGTCTTTGGGACGAACGCCGTCTGATTGTGCCTATCAATTATTTTATCGAAAAACCGTTCCAAAACTGGACGCGTTCTTCTACCAACATCATGGGAACGGTAATGATTTATGCCGATTATACCATTCCTATCAGCGACTTACGCGAGGCATTTACGCGATTTTTGCGCGAAAGTTCGCTTTGGGACGGTCGCGTCGGGACGTTGGTGGTTACTGATGCCACTTCTGAAACCATCCAAATTCGTGCCTTGATGAGTTCGTCTAATGCCGATTATTTGTTTGAATTGCGCACGTTTATTCGCGAAAAACTCATTACTTATATTCGCGAAAATTACCCGAATGCCTTGCCGCGCCGCCGTGTAGAATCTTTTGTGCAACAAGTAAAAACGGCGGACGAACAGCCCGAAGAAGATCCGCAAAACAACTCGCACGAAGATAATCCGATGAATTTGCATTAAAATATTTAGTTTTGGGTATGAGCCAAAAAAATACGTTACCGTCATTTACGCCGATTTTGATTGTGGGGGCTGGGCCTGCTGGCGCAACGGCTTCGCTTACTTTGTCGCATTTGGGCATGGAGCATTTGATTATTGACAAAGCAACGTTCCCACGAGACAAAATCTGCGGTGATGGTCTCGACCTCAAAATTCCGCGTATTTTTAAGCACCTGAACCGCCCCGAATGGACAGAAGAACTGCTCAATACGCCCGATATTTTTTTGCCTGCGTGGGGTGTGCGAATGGTTGCGCCCAATGGCCGCGCCACCGACAATATTTACACACCTCCCGCCGACACTAAAGCTTATCCGCCATTCGTAACAGCCAAGCGGCAGGATTTTGATAATTTTTTGGTGAATAAAATTGCCTCGCCGTATGCCGACTTGCGCACGGACGCATCATTGGAAGCATTACGCCGCACGCCGCAGGGCTGGGAAGCGGATATTTTGTATCAAAATCAGTTGCAAACTGTTGCTTGCCAGTTGCTTATGGCAGCCGATGGCGACCATTCCACCATACTCAGGCACTTACAACAACGCAAGATAGACCGCGTACATTATGCCTCGTCGGTGCGTGTTTATTACAAAAATGTGGCTGGCCTGCATCCGCAAAATCTCATCGAATTTCATTTTCGGAAAGAATTGCCAATGGGTTATTTCTGGATTTTCCCGTTGCCCAATGGCTGCGCTAATGTGGGGCTGGGCATTCAGAGCCGCATTGCCGCCGAGCGTGATGTAAATCTTCGGGCGGTGTTGGATAAATTGCTGTATCATACGCCTGACATTAGCCCACGTTTTGAGCAAGCGCAAGCCCTCGAACCCGTGAAAGGCTGGGGTATTCCGTTGGCTTCGCGCCGCCGCAATTGTGTCGGAGACAATTATATGTTGTTGGGCGATGCGGCTTCGTTGGTCAATCCCCTGAACGGCGAAGGCATCGGAACGGCGATGTTGTCGGGCTACATCGCGGCGCACTATGCCCAAAAAGCCATACAACGCAACAATTTTACGGCTCAAACGCTTGCGGGCTACGAACAAGACATGAGCTTGCGCCTCCAAGACGAAGTAAAAGCCTATAACATGGCTTTACGCTTCGACCATAAACGCTGGTATTTCCCGACGCTGAACACGCTTTTTGCGTTAAATATACCAAACCGTTGGATGAAAAAATCTATGCACCAATGGCATAACACAGCCTTTGAACAAGAAATTAAACTTCGATTTTTGAATCAATAAAAAATATTAATACATTCATTTCCAGTATTTAATAAAAAGGATGAAAACACTTTTGTACATGGCTTTGCTCGCAAGCGTTGTGGCTTGTAGCCCTCCAAGTGGCGAAAACGATAATATGCGTTCGGTGGCTAAAGAAATGAAATCCCGCAAAATTAGGCGTGTTACGCAGGCGCAAATTTTGGAACAGGCGCAAATGCTCGGCGACCGCGTAGCCAAGCAAGCCAGTGATTTACTCGACAAAAACATGGCGGATACACTCGGCTCGTGTGTGTCTTTGAATAAAAACATTACCGATACGCTGTTGCCGAGTTTTAAATTTACGGAAATAAAACGCTTTGCATTGCGTGCGCATACGCTTACTCGCGCCACAGATGCCACCGAACAGCAACTTTTGGACGCGTATCGCTACAACGACCGCAACCATATCAGCATGAGCAGTAATTTGCAGGCCATCGGCGATACTACGATTTTGTATAACGCACCTATTATCTTGACAAACAGTTGTTTGCGTTGTCATGGCCAAGCGGGAAAAGACGTAACAGCATTGCAACAAAAATTCCCAAAAGATACGCTCACGGGCTACGCAGCAGGCCAAACCATTGGTATTTGGAGCATTAAGCTGCATAAACCTTCGGTCGTGCTTTCTGTCGAATAAGTAGCGTTACTAAAGATTAAAAGAAGAAACCTATAATGATTGAGAAATTAATAGAATTTGACCACCAACTTTTTTTGTTGCTCAACGGGGCACATACCGCGTGGCTGGACGCGCCGATGCAGCTTTTTAGTCATCGTTTGGCTTGGCTGGGTTTGTACGCATGGCTGATTTATTGGCTTTGGAAAAACGCGCTTAGTAAATCTGTATTTGCGTGGCAATTGGCAGGCATTGGGCTTACGCTACTATTGGCCGACCGCGTTTCTTCGGGTTTACTCAAGCCGTTTTTTGCGCGTCTGCGTCCGTGTCATAACCCCGAATTTGAAGGAATTATACATTTGTTGGAAGGTTGCGCAGGGCAGTTTGGTTTTGTCTCGTCGCACGCGGCCAACACGTTTGGGGCGGCTATGTTTTTTTGGCTTTTGTGGCACAAAAAATGGCCTTCGGTGCGTTGGTTGTTTGCGTGGGCGGCTTTGGTTTCGTATAGCCGCATTTATGTAGGCAAGCATTACCCTGCCGATGTGGTGGCGGGTGCGTGTGTAGGTTTGGCTTGCGGTTGGGCTGCTTATTGGGTTTATGAGCAACTCAAACAACGATATGCCATTTCTGTTTAAAAAATTTTAACTAATCAAATGATTGATTATCAATTTATTTGTAAAAAACATCGCAAACGTTTGCAGATTTTTTTAAAAAATATTTGACAATATTGAAATAAGTATGATATTTGTGCCGTGCAAACGTTAGCATTAGAACTAACCAGTACACAGCCTAAGACTTTGTTTTCTTTTTTTATAAATAAGAAAGTTTGCATAGTAGTTTTCATTATTTGTTTCATAGTGGTTTATTGTTGTAAGAAAGGCCAGATGCAAAGTTACATCTGGCTTTTTTATTGCCTTTTGAGTCGTAGTTTTGTGAGCGAGCTTAAATAACTGTTTAATTGCTGATAGCAAACAACATCATTCACTCCTAATATGATTTTTTTGACCACATATTTACTAAATGAAGGATTGACCACCGCCGATGTGTCACAAATTTGTGCTTGCTTCGAGTTGCGAACAATTCGTAAAGGTGAATTTTTTGTGAAAGAAAATCAAAAGGCGGACTACTTGGGTTTTGTGGAAACAGGCTTGTTGCAATACTTTGTACTACTGCCCGATGGCCAAGAAAAAACAACGTATATGGCTCTTTCGCATACGTTCATGGCATCATTGTTGGCTTTGCTGAGTGCTTCGCCTGCCGCCGAAAATATCAGAGCTGTAACGGACGCGACGGTTTGGGTGATTACCAAAACCAATTTGGAAAAATTACGTTTTGAAATTCAGGGATTTAATGCTTTTTATACGCATCTGCTCGAATGGCAAATTTGTTGTATAGAAAAAAGTAGACTTGATTTTCTGTTGCTGACAGCCGAGCAACGCTACGCGAAAATACTTGAACAAGAGCCGCATTTACTGCAACAAATTCCGCTGCAATATTTGGCTTCGATGTTGGGTGTTACGCCGCGCCATTTGAGCCGTATCCGCAAAAATATTCGCTGATACTACACTTTTGGACATTTGTCTAATATTTTCATCAAAGTAAGTCTGACTTTTGTATTGTTAATCAATCAAAAGAATATGACTTTTATGAAAAAAATAATTTTTATTGGATTTCTTTTTTGTACAAAAATATCTTTTGCACAGAGTACGCTTTCTGAGCAGGAAATCAGTTTTAATTTCTTTAGAAATCCGTCTGTTGGTCTGGAATATCGTTACAAAAAAGTATCGGTACATGCAGGCTATTATCTGACTAATTTTAAAGCCAATACTACTTGGGAATTTGTAAAAACAGGGCTTTCTTTTTGGTTTTTACCCATAGGAAAAAGAGAAAAACCGTCGTCTTTTTATGCACAAATGAGCTATCTACGTGGTCAGAATAGAGATTATAAAAATAAAAATGCTGTTTCTTTGGACTTGGGTTTCAGGCTAATGATATGGAATGGCTTACAAGCGCGTTTGGGTATAATTGGTTTGTATGCCAAAGATAAAAATCTCAAAATTAATCCAACGCCAAGTCTAAATTATTCTCTGTTTTTTTAGTACACAATCATTTATTGGCATAAGACAAACATATAAATACTAATCATAATGAAAATAATAATTGTTAATACCAATAAAACAATTGGTTATTTATTAATTTGTGCTAGTTTTTTGCTTTTTATTCCTTATATAATTTTGAGTATTATATTTGAATATCCAGTTATTTTAAGACAAGAAACTGGTATTATTCTGACTAAATTTTACCAAGGTAATACGAATTTAATATTGGTTTGGTGGGCTTTTGCTATGGTTGGTTTACCCATTTTGGAGGCCTGTATTTTGTTGGGGCAGCGTCTCGAAAAAGACTTTTACTTTATGCGTTGGGCTACGGTGCTGGGTATTGTGGGGTTGGTCGTGCAAATGCTGGGGCTTTTGCGCTGGGTGTTTGTAGTACCTCTATTGGCCAAAATGTATGTGAAGGGTGATGTTATAACTCAAAAAGCCTGTGTGGTGGCTTTTCAGGTGGTGCATCAGTATGGCGGGGTGGTTTTGGGTGAATATGTTGGCCAACTTTTTACAATTGCTTGGACGATTATGCTTTCTTCTGCGCTGCAACAGTCGCGCCTTGTACCTATGTGGTTGGCTTACTTTGGCTATGTAGCCTCAGGGATTTATTTATTAGCTCAAACTGAATTGGTGGCCACTGTTATCGAAAGTTTTTTGGTAATTGGCTGGGCGGGATTAGTGGGTAGTACCTTGTGGCTGCTGTGGTTGCTGCTGCTGGGTGTTTGGTTACTCAGAATAAAATAGAAAAAACCTTATAGGTTTTTTAAGCCTATAAGGTTTAAAATCAATATGTTATTGCAATTTGGCTAAAGCGGCTTTGA is a genomic window of Flexibacter flexilis DSM 6793 containing:
- a CDS encoding c-type heme family protein; the encoded protein is MKTLLYMALLASVVACSPPSGENDNMRSVAKEMKSRKIRRVTQAQILEQAQMLGDRVAKQASDLLDKNMADTLGSCVSLNKNITDTLLPSFKFTEIKRFALRAHTLTRATDATEQQLLDAYRYNDRNHISMSSNLQAIGDTTILYNAPIILTNSCLRCHGQAGKDVTALQQKFPKDTLTGYAAGQTIGIWSIKLHKPSVVLSVE
- a CDS encoding phosphatase PAP2 family protein; the encoded protein is MIEKLIEFDHQLFLLLNGAHTAWLDAPMQLFSHRLAWLGLYAWLIYWLWKNALSKSVFAWQLAGIGLTLLLADRVSSGLLKPFFARLRPCHNPEFEGIIHLLEGCAGQFGFVSSHAANTFGAAMFFWLLWHKKWPSVRWLFAWAALVSYSRIYVGKHYPADVVAGACVGLACGWAAYWVYEQLKQRYAISV
- a CDS encoding alpha-amylase family protein, with translation MPFSQLIEHISDNKLVVYQLLVRLFGNANTRNQWYGSIAENGCGKFADITETALQYLKEMNVSHVWYTGVIEHATLTDYSAHGIAKNSPQIVKGRAGSPYAIIDYYDVAPDLAVSVPDRMQEFEQLVARTHAADLKVIIDFVPNHVARQYYSDSKPEGIQDLGQNDDKNLNFSARNNFYYLGKSEFLVPKGQYLPPDLQVKKPYKEQPARATGNDCFSPTPSIEDWYETIKLNYGVDYQNDKEQHFEPMPDTWLKMRDIVLFWCGKGVDGFRCDMAEMVPVAFWQWLISEIKAPYPNTIFIAEVYNPSLYYDYVQHGGFDYLYDKVGLYDMVRVLTCGYGNANDLTECWAKFKDYNNKLLRFMENHDEHRIASQQFAADPFRAQAGMVLTATLSTSPVMIYNGQEVGEPAQGDSGFSGDDGRTTIFDYFSMPEWTKLLNNGLFDGADLSIRQKQLHTFYQKLLGVTAHSPAIRSGATISLQEFNKGVSFDYNDTRLYSYIRYTQTERLLILANFEQKLLMKPVVKVPIEIWQQMGISASSRVRLTALLDNHPEVEVKIWHTIDPSEKTAGIPLVAEPYTGYIFRIEVLG
- a CDS encoding mechanosensitive ion channel family protein, whose product is MENTELLDAFRQLRSQWGIWGSTAIVAASVVLVYVFFYMLFRLLRAWILRENKALYPLLIKYAYRPSRSVAVVIGIMTALPLLELPPRFEKIINHGIELILITVIAHWLIRLITGTKFVMLMRYDNDLTDNLKARKVYTQFRIIERILIIAIIILAVGVGLMTFEKIRQVGVSLLASAGVIGVIMGLAAQRSIGMMFAGIQIAIAQPIRIEDVVVVEGEWGNVEEITLTYVSIRLWDERRLIVPINYFIEKPFQNWTRSSTNIMGTVMIYADYTIPISDLREAFTRFLRESSLWDGRVGTLVVTDATSETIQIRALMSSSNADYLFELRTFIREKLITYIRENYPNALPRRRVESFVQQVKTADEQPEEDPQNNSHEDNPMNLH
- a CDS encoding RNA polymerase sigma factor — encoded protein: MEDGEILQRIKRGDESALDYLYRKHYKMMAKMILRNSGTEDEAKDIFQDALIVFWEKVISDKLVLTSKISTFLYSICQNLWRKELDRKSKLSAEQTDNIDDTDPDLQERIAIVNQCIAMLGDTCKRLLTHYYFDKLSMSDIAEKMGFANADTAKTKKYKCKQELDKKIKSLYKASDFLD
- the ade gene encoding adenine deaminase, yielding MASFFVEGNLIDLHTQSIYPARVSVTDGRISKIEKTDNQYNNYICCGFVDSHVHIESSMLTPANFAQLAVLHGSVATVSDPHEIANVLGLKGVEFMIENGKTVPFKFCFGAPSCVPATSFETAGATLTAADIEILFQQKSVYYLAEMMNFPGVLYGDAIVHEKIELAKRYGYPIDGHAPGLRGEQARQYIAAGISTDHECFTYDEAAEKLSYGMKILIREGSAAKNFEALAPLLHEHSENMMFCSDDKHPDNLIEGHINQLVVRALNKKVELFKVLRAACLNPVEHYNLPVGLLREGDAADFIVVDSLETFGVLATYIDGQKVAENGQSFIASSRAEHLNHFNTSPKQSSEFAIKAAAETVKVNVIQVLDGQLITNHLEREMQSQNGFLQADTTRDILKVAVVNRYNNAPIAVGFIHGFGIKEGAIASSVAHDSHNIIVVGTSDEYLSRATNLLIEAKGGISAVSASEENVLPLPIAGIMTDTDGTTVGHQYAALDAQAKRMGSPLHAPYMSLSFMALLVIPALKMSDLGLFDGQKFAFKPLQEVYK
- a CDS encoding tetratricopeptide repeat protein, which produces MLLYLYSIIFMSWFGGGGISHIAQANELIKKAEYSYKHGDFAAATKHYSILVDTLHSGGERAVLNLAHCYYQSSDTAHASDYYHHLLGASDLAIRSVANQQLGLMAAQRQDIETAATYLKAALKADPTNNFARHNYIKIKKLQNQNAQQQPQNKDKDQKQEDKQKDNKGKGQNQQDNGQNQQQNQQDNKAQQGKEKSQGQQQDGKGQNQQQQTDKQNGKNQPQDQAQNKDGKGGKDKQGQNKTDKADAKGATGSPKDGKASKDATAQPKANAQKLADGNPQNGDGNDVAADPEQLKKMKISAEKANMILESMRSSEVQYLQQRKHKTESSNRRNKDKPDW
- a CDS encoding NAD(P)/FAD-dependent oxidoreductase codes for the protein MSQKNTLPSFTPILIVGAGPAGATASLTLSHLGMEHLIIDKATFPRDKICGDGLDLKIPRIFKHLNRPEWTEELLNTPDIFLPAWGVRMVAPNGRATDNIYTPPADTKAYPPFVTAKRQDFDNFLVNKIASPYADLRTDASLEALRRTPQGWEADILYQNQLQTVACQLLMAADGDHSTILRHLQQRKIDRVHYASSVRVYYKNVAGLHPQNLIEFHFRKELPMGYFWIFPLPNGCANVGLGIQSRIAAERDVNLRAVLDKLLYHTPDISPRFEQAQALEPVKGWGIPLASRRRNCVGDNYMLLGDAASLVNPLNGEGIGTAMLSGYIAAHYAQKAIQRNNFTAQTLAGYEQDMSLRLQDEVKAYNMALRFDHKRWYFPTLNTLFALNIPNRWMKKSMHQWHNTAFEQEIKLRFLNQ